Genomic window (Scleropages formosus chromosome 16, fSclFor1.1, whole genome shotgun sequence):
CCCAAGCATTGTATCCTGGAGGACTGACAGCCATCTCAATAATGGTGGCAGAAATTAGTATGATTAGGCATAGTGGAGACACATATTTCCACATGATGTAATAGAAACGGTAGGGCTGGAATCCCAGCATGTCTTCCAAATCCTGCATGAACCTAATATCAAGAAAGATTGAACCAAAGCTGGAGGAAAACTTCATCCAAAGAACCCGGCTCACACTCTCCAAAAAACTCCCTAGAGCTTTGCAAAtctaataaaacaaatttatgaCTACCTGGTGTCAAAGCCACTGTACATTATGGGATGTTTTAGATTTCATAAGAAAAATCAAAACGAAAGAGTTTCAACTACACTGAACATAGCAacaagtagtgtagtggttagggtcaCTGATCTGTAAAATAAAGGTCGCGGTTTAAAGCTCCTCTCTCTACTCTAGTCTCTACTGTACATATGACTTGCCATTAAGACTTTTAGTTGTAAGCCATTTTACAGAAAActtttttactaaaaatgtgAATTCCCACAAAGcagctttattttctttcttcctaTGATGCAGCACATTTTGTTGTCTGCATCGTACTGCAGTGCTTATGGATTAAAGTGGTACCTCTTAGTGCCGTAGATCCAGGCCACAGAGATGTTCTCCAAGATGACCACAATGGTGAGAGGCAGTCCAGCAGAGTAGTCATCAAACATGGTGACAAAGTAATTTCCCGATCGTTGGACAAACAGGAGGCCAAAAATGAAGGCAGCTATGCAGCAGCacactgagagaaagaaagacagtaTTTCTGCTGAATCCTATTAGGAAAGACTTTTTCATAGCAGTTTTTTAACTCAGTCACAAGCAAGTCATAAGAAAATTACTGGTCAAGCCTAAGTTAACCCTGAAATGCAAAACTAAAGAGCATGAAAGGCCTGTGTAGACCTGTGAAGATCTCCTTCCAGGCCTTCAAAGTTTCAAGGACAGGTTGCTTATTCCTCTATAGTCCCAATCATACTCACCGGTGAAGATCTCCTTCCGGATCTTGAAGGTGTCAAGGACAGGTGCAGTTATACCTTCCATGGTCCCGATCATACTTCCCAAGCCCAGATTTATGAGCATAAAGAAGAACATAACGGACCAGAAAGGTGAGGCTGGGAAGTGAGTCATGGCCTCAGTGAAGGCTATGAAGGCCAGCCCTGTTCCTTGGACTGCCTGTGGGGACGAGAGAAGGATAAGAGAGCTATATGAATTCGTGATGCAGGACAAAGAAAGGACAAAGGGAGTGAGGAAATTCACTTGCTGTTCAACTCTTCTAACTCAATGTTATACCAGGAAAATTTAGTTTTATATCTGCGTATTGGACTAGAAATGCGTATACCTTCCACTTAATTACTGTTGACCCCCAGGTAAGGCAAAATCTAAGTCCTATCAGATGACCTTTTTTGCAATCTTTCATATGAAAGGACCAGAACCCCCGTCAGTCTCTTGTGAATTTCTCAagctttcttttgcttttatgtatgttgcaaaataataaacattcataaaaacaaacacaaacaataaaaatactgaagttttgtagtaattattttgttaatcTGGTATTTAATCTATTGTTAATACACAGACATGCAACCGTGTTCAATGGATTTTAAGGCCTACCTTGTTCAGCTCATCCTCCAGGACACAAGGGTCCAGCCCCAACTGGGCAAAGCTGCCCTCTTTCACTGTCTTGATGACACCATACATCTCAGCATAGTCTGAGGTCGTTAGGTGAGAGAAGTTGACATGTGGGGGGATAAGGTCATGGCTCAGAACATTAGAATTAAGGTACCCCAGGattttctctgcatttctataccaggaaagagagagaagtcaGTCTTGTAAAGCAGAACATTTCACTATAAATTCTATGTGGTTAATTTTGCTGCTAAACTGACCTATGTTGACCATGGAGCCTTACAAGCAATGCCAAATAGTGCACATGTAACAgtattcattttagttttaagtGAATGTAGGTGGACGACTACgtaagaatttaaaaatgtaagaaaaattaaGCCTATGCAGTCTGGTCAATGTTGGTAAATGTACTATTCCATAGAACATCTGATCCCTTCAAGCCCATGGAAGTGGTTTTAATTGCACTAAGTGCATCACTGAGACAAATTAAATCCCTAATTTAAAAGACACTGCTATACAAGGAAAACTACATTTCTTGAGTATTTGATCTGCAATAAGGAACTTACTCGATGACACACTTCTCGTTCATGATGTTGGCCTTGAAGCCCAGCACAGCAAAAACCACAAGAGTTGCTAACACTGAGGTGATGAAGTTGATAACGGAAACAAGCACTGCATCAAAGTGGCAGTTGTTGTCTTGCTTGTTATAGCTGGAGAAGGCAATAACACCACCAAAACCCAGACCCAGGGCAAAGAAAACCTGTGTGGCAGCTTCCCGCCACACCTGTGGTTCTAGCATCTTCTCCAGCTGAAAGACAAGAGAACAGACACATAGGTAACTGCTTTATGTATGTAGATGACTAGAAGACTACAGCACTTAGGATTCTTCAACTCAGTCTAGGGTAGCACTATTAACATGGAGTGGGTTTCACATGACAGCTTTACAAAACTGAACCTAATTTTAACCTAATAATTTGTTCAAATATGCATAAGAAGCTGCTGGAAAACATGGCTGGTCTAGGGGTACATTTCTGAAATCAGCTTAAGTGCCCCATACAGTCTAGTTCCTTGGACCATATTCTTCATCACTCCCTTTGGAAACAATATGTGAATTTGTGGTACATAAATTTGTACTTGCTTCTCTTATCAACCTGCTTAGCTAACAAGGCAGCAAAAactctgaaaaaaagaaatgcttgaGGGACCCTTTGTTTCAAAAATTAATATAGAGTTCCATGCAGCTGTGTACAGGACACATAAATTCACTTATCAACTGAACTGGTATAAGCTGTAATCATGCATCTCTTTCCGTGTTGCAGACACACTCCTGTTACGTGAAAATGACACCACCAGAATGTTAACTAGGAGAAGAAAGCGCTGTATaattgcacttacatttacatttattcatttagcagacacttttttccaaagcatcagTTTAATCCTATACTGATTTTAAAACACTTCTGCTGGTGTATAAAATTTCAAGTTGTCTTAAAGATGACTGAACTGTTAGTAGCATACACTCCATAATGACCACCATGGACCCTTTATGCCAGACACCCTGCTATTTACCTCACCGTGATCAAGCCCAGATGGTAGTGTGCAGTACAAATGAGTAATGTTTTTAGttgtaaattataataatttgacTATTACTATGCTGACAGTGTGCTAGTTGCCACGAGGCTTCAGAATTGCAGAGCTGCTGTGTTCCTCCCTGCAGCAAAAATTACTGTAATCCTTGAACACAGATTGAGCCCCTTGGACTCTTTCTCTTACGTGTCCTCTGGGCATGCTGCCAGAACACAGAGATGATCTGAAACACTAGCCAAAACGCAGACACCCATCACCATGTCCGGAGGGACTCAAACCGAGAGATGACTGGGCTAAAGCAACACCCGTAATGCAGAGCTGGCAGAGACTGAACCAGAGCCATGTAGCCCATCTGGCTGAAGCCGAGCCACAGAGCTCAGATATGGTCATTATGAACAGATCTCCTGCCTCAAATGAATCAAACCACTAAACACTGAACCCACaaacattatttatgttttattctcTCTTTGATATGCCTCGTTCTCTACCACAGAAGTTAACAACGAAATCATAATTCAATAGTCAGAACTGCTCTTGAGCACTTAAGTTCACTGTCTAATTACACTCTAAACTGCACATTGTAAAGCTCTTTGAGGAAACAAGGCAGCactatgaaaaataaactgattaaactagcatttttaaagtgattaaaaaaagccattttgaCTAACCTAGGGAAACCAGTTAGTCTCAGTCACTTCATTAAAATAACCAAATGAATGTCATTTACAcaagacatttttcagtaacTTTCAACTTCCTAAGCAGAAAAACTccaaattgtaatttttatataATGTTAATTTCTGATCTTAGTTTTTCATTACAAAATCTATATTTACGTTACTAGAAGCAAAGCCATGAAATTTTGATTCCTCTTTGCATTACCAAAACATGCAGTCATACTTTTACTTGACCTTTGATATGTCTGTAATGCTTGGTCATTCACAGTAATATTTTAGTTAATTTGAGTTTGATACCATGGAGCCCTTTCTTATGCAGATGAGTTCACATAGGCTGTTTTCATTAGCAGCTTAACATCATTGTCTCCTCTCACCTTTGGTGTGAACATGTGTGCAATGCCATCCACAGATCCCCTTAGTAGAAGTCCCCGCACCAGGAAGCAGAAGAGCACCACATAGGGAAAGAGTGAGCTGAAGTACATCACCTGGGAGTGAGTGGACATACACAGGGCATCATTAATGGATAAAGTTCTGCGATTAACCTGCAACATCATGCTACAGAGTTAGAGGCCAGAGGCTTTTATAATATACAGCCATAGAGGTTTTCTGGGAGACAGGAACATTTTGGATAACGTTCTTTCTATGTTTTGCAgaaataggtgtgtgtgtgtgtgtgtgtgtgtgtgtgtgtgtgtgtgtgtgtgtgtctgtatacaCCTGCGAGTCTGATCTATcacagaaataattacattatttcttttaGGGAAAAATTCTAGTTCATTCTAAGCAAATCTCAGTCATCCTAAATGATGCTTAAtgtcttcagaaaaaaagtcatcTAACACAATAAATAAGAATGAGTAACTATAACAAtgtggttttacttttttattcaaTCATATCAATTTTGAATGGTAAATATAAAACCGAATAATAGGGGATGAATGTATTGTCTgtgacatcagacaaagaaTTCCATGAAGTAACAATTTTACCTTGCACATAACTCCCAGTATATACTGTTACAGCCCATATTCAATAGGCTAAACTTCATGCTACATGTCGTAGGTCTGTGGGTATTTCGGTCTAACCCAGCCCTGAGTAATATGTTCATTCTCTGAATAGATTACCCAGTCTACCAGCACAGTAACCAGAAAGTTTTGGAAATTACAGTCACTTGACACAAAGACATCCACCTTTCCTGAAGACTGGATGCCTTTGATGACGGCCAGACAGACGATGAACCAGGCCGCAAACAGAGAGAGGGTCATCCTCCAGTTCAGGCCGCCGCTGTCAGCAATGGTGCTGGTGATGTTGAGTGTCTGTCGGTACCAGAAGTAAGTGGTGgcagagctc
Coding sequences:
- the slc6a17 gene encoding sodium-dependent neutral amino acid transporter SLC6A17, which translates into the protein MPKNSKVTQREHSNEHVTESVADLLAHEEPLDYKSSVMNVDRAGKGTPQKDKGPTDIPNEDGRPAWNSKLQYILAQVGFSVGLGNVWRFPYLCQKNGGGAYLVPYFILLLIIGIPLFFLELAVGQKIRRGSIGVWNYVCPRLGGIGVSSLMVCGFVGLYYNVIIGWSIFYFFQSFQYPLPWSECPIRKNETQAIVEPECEKSSATTYFWYRQTLNITSTIADSGGLNWRMTLSLFAAWFIVCLAVIKGIQSSGKVMYFSSLFPYVVLFCFLVRGLLLRGSVDGIAHMFTPKLEKMLEPQVWREAATQVFFALGLGFGGVIAFSSYNKQDNNCHFDAVLVSVINFITSVLATLVVFAVLGFKANIMNEKCVIENAEKILGYLNSNVLSHDLIPPHVNFSHLTTSDYAEMYGVIKTVKEGSFAQLGLDPCVLEDELNKAVQGTGLAFIAFTEAMTHFPASPFWSVMFFFMLINLGLGSMIGTMEGITAPVLDTFKIRKEIFTVCCCIAAFIFGLLFVQRSGNYFVTMFDDYSAGLPLTIVVILENISVAWIYGTKRFMQDLEDMLGFQPYRFYYIMWKYVSPLCLIILISATIIEMAVSPPGYNAWVQELAAERFQNYPPWAVAMCFALIIVALLPLPMVFIARQFNLISDGSNKLSVSYKKGMMKDMSTLEDQDETRFILSKNPSETPSPMPTHRSYLGPCSTSPLEMTNSTPSSGYGTGYQMTITPESEL